One stretch of Monomorium pharaonis isolate MP-MQ-018 chromosome 10, ASM1337386v2, whole genome shotgun sequence DNA includes these proteins:
- the LOC105839055 gene encoding zinc transporter 9 isoform X1 has product MLHRPCNLVKFIRNVTCRYHADQLCIFQIGLVRRHASILIVPKYSTQHNKVHTNSQVFEFTVFANRKIGRHGDCRWICVTKLLSDDAKFNKDKSEAKLAEEVQQRIIELNEEKLGQLKERVLDIEPVVSKEKEEAAKGQAPKFVEKQTTEFKESLKNDVAPKKAKKKVRVDKSTSSLERNFITPVRAMADFLLKPSDLETLPKTKRRSPYELEPPITVYWRKDVEAKALEVWGSKEALLKELLKKEVERKIYQQNVFTVKRRLRDYRREIGSKTEIVQKEGLFGRSGKVVLTAIAINASNFLCKLIAWLYTGSHSMFSECVHSAADTCNQLILAYGIHKSVQNPNPDHPYGYTNMKYVSSLISGVGIFCVGTGLSVYHGIHGLLFPAPLDSFFWAYFVLGGSLLSEGATLMIALHSIKRGAEEKKESLKHFVLEGHDPSVNVVLMEDFAAVLGVIVAGACMGLTSYLENPMFDAIGSLLVGGLLGGVAAFIINSNVAALIGRSISQENLDKINAVLEADIMVRAIHDVKGIDMGNNLVRYKAEIDFDGRELTRSYLDKHDLNAMLEEVKNMQNIDELEAFLLKHGENIVDMLGGEIDRIELKLKKNHPEIRHCDLEIL; this is encoded by the exons ATGCTGCATCGGCCCTGTAATCTCGTAAAGTTTATTCGAAACGTGACGTGCCGGTATCATGCCGATCAATTGTGCATATTCCAAATTGGATTGGTTAGAAGACATGCCAGTATTTTGATAGTGCCCAAGTATAGTACGCAACATAACAAAGTACACACAAATTCTCAAGTTTTTGAATTCACAGTCTTTGCTAACAGAAAGATAGGCAGGCACGGCGATTGTAGATGGATTTGcgtgacaaaattattatctgatgatgcaaaatttaataaagataagtCTGAAGCAAAACTAGCTGAGGAGGTTCAGCAGAGAATAATAGAGTTAAATGAAGAGAAGCTAGGCCAATTAAAAGAACGAGTATTAGACATAGAACCAGTTGTTTCCAAGGAAAAGGAGGAGGCAGCAAAAGGACAGGCACCAAAGTTTGTTGAGAAACAGACTACAGAATTCAAAGAATCATTGAAAAATGACGTTGCACCGAAAAAAG CAAAGAAGAAAGTTAGGGTTGATAAGTCAACATCTTCCTTAGAACGTAACTTTATTACGCCTGTGAGAGCTATGGCagactttttattaaaaccttCTGATCTGGAGACTTTGCCGAAGACAAAAAGACGTTCTCCATATGAACTTGAACCACCTATTACGGTGTATTGGAGGAAAGACGTTGAGGCTAA AGCTTTAGAAGTTTGGGGATCCAAAGAGGCTTTGCTAAAGGAACTTCTGAAAAAGGAAGTTGAACGGAAGATTTATCAACaaa ATGTTTTTACGGTCAAGCGAAGGTTGAGAGATTATAGACGAGAAATCGGTAGCAAAACAGAAATAGTTCAGAAGGAAGGTCTTTTTGGAAGATCTGGCAAAGTTGTATTGACTGCAATTGCTAT AAATGCTAGTAACTTCTTGTGCAAGTTAATCGCTTGGTTATATACTGGCTCGCACAGCATGTTTTCCGAGTGTGTACATTCAGCAGCAGATACTTGTAATCAACTGATTCTAGCATACGGTATTCACAAATCCGTGCAG aatCCTAATCCTGATCATCCGTATGGCTACACAAACATGAAGTACGTTTCTTCATTGATATCGGGTGTCGGAATCTTTTGTGTTGGCACTGGTCTTTCCGTTTACCACGGAATTCACGGTCTTCTTTTTCCTGCGCCATTAGATTCTTTCTTTTGGGCATACTTCGTCTTGGGTGGATCCCTCCTATCTGAAGGGGCGACTTTAATGATAGCATTGCACTCTATAAAAAGAGGCgcggaagagaaaaaagaaagtctCAAACACTTTGTCCTGGAAGGACACGATCCATCTGTGAATGTTGTGCTTATGGAAGACTTTGCAGCt GTGCTCGGAGTCATTGTCGCAGGTGCGTGTATGGGCTTGACCTCATATTTAGAAAATCCAATGTTCGATGCTATTGGTTCGCTTTTAGTTGGCGGTTTACTCGGTGGAGTGGCAGCTTTTATAATCAATTCGAACGTCGCTGCACTCATAGGAAGGAGTATATCACAAGAGAATCTCGATAAGATCAATGCAGTATTGGAAGCGGACATAATG GTTCGCGCAATTCATGATGTGAAAGGTATCGACATGGGTAATAATTTAGTTAGATATAAAGCCGAAATAGATTTTGATGGTCGAGAACTGACAAGATCTTATCTGGATAAGCACGATCTTAATGCAATGTTAGAG GAAgtgaaaaatatgcaaaatatcgATGAGTTAGAGgcatttttattgaaacacGGCGAAAATATTGTAGATATGCTTGGTGGAGAAATTGACagaatagaattaaaattaaag AAAAATCATCCAGAAATACGGCATTGtgatttagaaattctataA
- the LOC105839055 gene encoding zinc transporter 9 isoform X2 — MLHRPCNLVKFIRNVTCRYHADQLCIFQIGLVRRHASILIVPKYSTQHNKVHTNSQVFEFTVFANRKIGRHGDCRWICVTKLLSDDAKFNKDKSEAKLAEEVQQRIIELNEEKLGQLKERVLDIEPVVSKEKEEAAKGQAPKFVEKQTTEFKESLKNDVAPKKAKKKVRVDKSTSSLERNFITPVRAMADFLLKPSDLETLPKTKRRSPYELEPPITVYWRKDVEAKALEVWGSKEALLKELLKKEVERKIYQQNVFTVKRRLRDYRREIGSKTEIVQKEGLFGRSGKVVLTAIAINASNFLCKLIAWLYTGSHSMFSECVHSAADTCNQLILAYGIHKSVQNPNPDHPYGYTNMKYVSSLISGVGIFCVGTGLSVYHGIHGLLFPAPLDSFFWAYFVLGGSLLSEGATLMIALHSIKRGAEEKKESLKHFVLEGHDPSVNVVLMEDFAAVLGVIVAVGGLLGGVAAFIINSNVAALIGRSISQENLDKINAVLEADIMVRAIHDVKGIDMGNNLVRYKAEIDFDGRELTRSYLDKHDLNAMLEEVKNMQNIDELEAFLLKHGENIVDMLGGEIDRIELKLKKNHPEIRHCDLEIL; from the exons ATGCTGCATCGGCCCTGTAATCTCGTAAAGTTTATTCGAAACGTGACGTGCCGGTATCATGCCGATCAATTGTGCATATTCCAAATTGGATTGGTTAGAAGACATGCCAGTATTTTGATAGTGCCCAAGTATAGTACGCAACATAACAAAGTACACACAAATTCTCAAGTTTTTGAATTCACAGTCTTTGCTAACAGAAAGATAGGCAGGCACGGCGATTGTAGATGGATTTGcgtgacaaaattattatctgatgatgcaaaatttaataaagataagtCTGAAGCAAAACTAGCTGAGGAGGTTCAGCAGAGAATAATAGAGTTAAATGAAGAGAAGCTAGGCCAATTAAAAGAACGAGTATTAGACATAGAACCAGTTGTTTCCAAGGAAAAGGAGGAGGCAGCAAAAGGACAGGCACCAAAGTTTGTTGAGAAACAGACTACAGAATTCAAAGAATCATTGAAAAATGACGTTGCACCGAAAAAAG CAAAGAAGAAAGTTAGGGTTGATAAGTCAACATCTTCCTTAGAACGTAACTTTATTACGCCTGTGAGAGCTATGGCagactttttattaaaaccttCTGATCTGGAGACTTTGCCGAAGACAAAAAGACGTTCTCCATATGAACTTGAACCACCTATTACGGTGTATTGGAGGAAAGACGTTGAGGCTAA AGCTTTAGAAGTTTGGGGATCCAAAGAGGCTTTGCTAAAGGAACTTCTGAAAAAGGAAGTTGAACGGAAGATTTATCAACaaa ATGTTTTTACGGTCAAGCGAAGGTTGAGAGATTATAGACGAGAAATCGGTAGCAAAACAGAAATAGTTCAGAAGGAAGGTCTTTTTGGAAGATCTGGCAAAGTTGTATTGACTGCAATTGCTAT AAATGCTAGTAACTTCTTGTGCAAGTTAATCGCTTGGTTATATACTGGCTCGCACAGCATGTTTTCCGAGTGTGTACATTCAGCAGCAGATACTTGTAATCAACTGATTCTAGCATACGGTATTCACAAATCCGTGCAG aatCCTAATCCTGATCATCCGTATGGCTACACAAACATGAAGTACGTTTCTTCATTGATATCGGGTGTCGGAATCTTTTGTGTTGGCACTGGTCTTTCCGTTTACCACGGAATTCACGGTCTTCTTTTTCCTGCGCCATTAGATTCTTTCTTTTGGGCATACTTCGTCTTGGGTGGATCCCTCCTATCTGAAGGGGCGACTTTAATGATAGCATTGCACTCTATAAAAAGAGGCgcggaagagaaaaaagaaagtctCAAACACTTTGTCCTGGAAGGACACGATCCATCTGTGAATGTTGTGCTTATGGAAGACTTTGCAGCt GTGCTCGGAGTCATTGTCGCAG TTGGCGGTTTACTCGGTGGAGTGGCAGCTTTTATAATCAATTCGAACGTCGCTGCACTCATAGGAAGGAGTATATCACAAGAGAATCTCGATAAGATCAATGCAGTATTGGAAGCGGACATAATG GTTCGCGCAATTCATGATGTGAAAGGTATCGACATGGGTAATAATTTAGTTAGATATAAAGCCGAAATAGATTTTGATGGTCGAGAACTGACAAGATCTTATCTGGATAAGCACGATCTTAATGCAATGTTAGAG GAAgtgaaaaatatgcaaaatatcgATGAGTTAGAGgcatttttattgaaacacGGCGAAAATATTGTAGATATGCTTGGTGGAGAAATTGACagaatagaattaaaattaaag AAAAATCATCCAGAAATACGGCATTGtgatttagaaattctataA
- the LOC105839342 gene encoding protein YIPF1 isoform X1, translating into MDGGQSKDTDTQFISFHDFPSISHAGNTEGQLGTGASTQQSFNNLPNDSMGIGIMEDLQGMPNKTEGIAQPNFWTIEYYQKFFNVNTNDVLERLKRSMIPHGNDNYLITHIRPNPDLYGPFWVCMTLVFVIAISENVTNYLQTTNSNKHHWRYDFHIVSYAATFIFLYAWLLPLALWGAFKWTNGSRNTEEELIESYAAPGLLELLCLYGYSLSIYIPVAFLWVIQISWLQWSLVILVTFLSGGVLLRSLLPVIAGRHKIVYVAVILGMHLLLAAGFMLYFFHVPSKTTASTVTELVASSTHASVLHKIAQSNNSVVSPTVS; encoded by the exons ATGGACGGTGGTCAATCAAAAGATACAGACACACAGTTTATATCCTTCCACGATTTCCCATCGATTAGCCATGCCGGCAACACCGAGGGACAGCTGGGCACCGGGGCTTCCACTCAGCAGTCCTTCAATAACCTCCCAAACGACTCGATGGGTATCGGTATTATGGAAGATTTACAGGGAATGCCCAATAAAACCGAAG gtATTGCTCAACCCAACTTTTGGACAATCGAGTACTACCAAAAGTTCTTTAATGTCAATACGAATGACGTGTTGGAGAGGCTTAAACGATCTATGATACCACATGGTAACGATAATTATCTCATAACCCATATAAGGCCAAATCCAGATTTGTATGGACCATTCTGGGTATGCATGACACTGGTGTTTGTTATTGCAATCAGCGAGAACGTGACAAACTACTTGCAGACCACCAATAGCAACAAGCATCACTGGAGATATGACTTTCATATTGTATCATATGCcgccacttttatatttttatatgcatgGCTTCTACCGCTGGCTCTATGGGGTGCATTCAAATGGACTAACGGTTCGAGAAATACTGAAGAGGAATTAATTGAG TCTTACGCTGCTCCAGGACTCTTAGAACTTTTGTGTCTGTATGGATATTCTCTGAGCATTTACATTCCAGTAGCTTTTCTATGGGTAATTCAAATTAGTTGGTTGCAATGGAGTCTAGTCATATTAGTAACCTTTTTATCTGGTGGAGTTTTACTTCGATCGTTATTACCAGTAATTGCAG GGAGACATAAGATTGTATATGTTGCTGTAATTCTGGGTATGCATCTGTTGTTGGCGGCTGGATTTATGCTGTATTTCTTTCATGTACCATCTAAGACCACCGCGTCAACCGTAACAGAATTGGTAGCATCATCTACACATGCCAgtgttttgcataaaatagCGCAGAGCAACAATTCTGTCGTATCACCAACGGTATCTTGA
- the LOC105839342 gene encoding protein YIPF2 isoform X2, with protein MDGGQSKDTDTQFISFHDFPSISHAGNTEGQLGTGASTQQSFNNLPNDSMGIGIMEDLQGMPNKTEGIAQPNFWTIEYYQKFFNVNTNDVLERLKRSMIPHGNDNYLITHIRPNPDLYGPFWTTNSNKHHWRYDFHIVSYAATFIFLYAWLLPLALWGAFKWTNGSRNTEEELIESYAAPGLLELLCLYGYSLSIYIPVAFLWVIQISWLQWSLVILVTFLSGGVLLRSLLPVIAGRHKIVYVAVILGMHLLLAAGFMLYFFHVPSKTTASTVTELVASSTHASVLHKIAQSNNSVVSPTVS; from the exons ATGGACGGTGGTCAATCAAAAGATACAGACACACAGTTTATATCCTTCCACGATTTCCCATCGATTAGCCATGCCGGCAACACCGAGGGACAGCTGGGCACCGGGGCTTCCACTCAGCAGTCCTTCAATAACCTCCCAAACGACTCGATGGGTATCGGTATTATGGAAGATTTACAGGGAATGCCCAATAAAACCGAAG gtATTGCTCAACCCAACTTTTGGACAATCGAGTACTACCAAAAGTTCTTTAATGTCAATACGAATGACGTGTTGGAGAGGCTTAAACGATCTATGATACCACATGGTAACGATAATTATCTCATAACCCATATAAGGCCAAATCCAGATTTGTATGGACCATTCTGG ACCACCAATAGCAACAAGCATCACTGGAGATATGACTTTCATATTGTATCATATGCcgccacttttatatttttatatgcatgGCTTCTACCGCTGGCTCTATGGGGTGCATTCAAATGGACTAACGGTTCGAGAAATACTGAAGAGGAATTAATTGAG TCTTACGCTGCTCCAGGACTCTTAGAACTTTTGTGTCTGTATGGATATTCTCTGAGCATTTACATTCCAGTAGCTTTTCTATGGGTAATTCAAATTAGTTGGTTGCAATGGAGTCTAGTCATATTAGTAACCTTTTTATCTGGTGGAGTTTTACTTCGATCGTTATTACCAGTAATTGCAG GGAGACATAAGATTGTATATGTTGCTGTAATTCTGGGTATGCATCTGTTGTTGGCGGCTGGATTTATGCTGTATTTCTTTCATGTACCATCTAAGACCACCGCGTCAACCGTAACAGAATTGGTAGCATCATCTACACATGCCAgtgttttgcataaaatagCGCAGAGCAACAATTCTGTCGTATCACCAACGGTATCTTGA